Proteins encoded in a region of the bacterium genome:
- the nusG gene encoding transcription termination/antitermination protein NusG, translating to MIHTYSGFENKVKQSLRQRADAYGMGDKIGEILVPTEEVVELRDGKKITTRKKFFPGYVLVHMEMSDEAWHVVRSTPKVTGFVGGGQKPLPMPQEEVDRIINQVSVTKEKPKPKMDYHVGEQVKIIDGPFSNFTGVVEDVNEDRATLKVMVSIFGRATPVELEFHQVKRPE from the coding sequence ATCATCCACACCTACAGCGGCTTCGAGAACAAGGTCAAGCAGTCGCTGCGCCAGCGGGCGGACGCCTACGGCATGGGCGACAAGATCGGCGAGATCCTCGTTCCGACCGAGGAGGTCGTCGAGCTGCGCGACGGGAAGAAGATCACCACGCGCAAGAAGTTCTTCCCCGGCTACGTTCTCGTGCACATGGAGATGTCCGACGAGGCGTGGCACGTCGTGCGTTCGACGCCGAAGGTGACCGGCTTCGTCGGGGGCGGCCAGAAGCCGCTGCCGATGCCGCAGGAAGAGGTCGACCGGATCATCAATCAGGTTTCGGTGACGAAGGAGAAGCCGAAGCCTAAGATGGACTACCACGTCGGCGAGCAGGTCAAGATCATCGACGGGCCGTTCAGCAACTTCACCGGCGTCGTCGAGGACGTGAACGAAGACCGCGCCACGTTGAAGGTGATGGTGAGCATCTTCGGCCGCGCCACGCCGGTGGAACTGGAGTTCCACCAGGTCAAGCGGCCGGAGTGA